One Glycocaulis abyssi DNA window includes the following coding sequences:
- a CDS encoding recombinase family protein — protein sequence MLQFVIYRRVSTEEQGRSGLGLEAQDRDIALFLENYAETPFEIIGEFTDILTGKGDARPQLQAALDLVRSRGATLLVAKLDRLSRKVSFIASIMDDKRVNLRVASMPHMDRFSGHIYAALAEQEREFISLRTKQALAAAKARGVKLGGDRGNIAQINAAKRAKADAFAETVGGIVKPLRERGATLREIAEALNAAGVPTRGGGRWYANTVSRVAARLEAA from the coding sequence ATGCTCCAGTTCGTCATCTACCGCCGCGTCTCGACTGAGGAGCAAGGCCGCTCCGGTCTGGGGCTAGAGGCGCAGGACAGGGACATAGCCCTGTTCCTAGAGAACTACGCAGAGACACCCTTCGAGATCATCGGGGAGTTCACGGACATCCTGACCGGCAAGGGAGATGCCCGGCCTCAGCTACAGGCCGCTCTGGACCTAGTGCGCAGCCGGGGGGCAACGCTCCTAGTGGCCAAGCTGGACCGCCTTAGCCGCAAGGTCTCGTTCATCGCCTCCATCATGGATGACAAGCGAGTGAACCTCCGGGTGGCCTCTATGCCGCACATGGACAGGTTCTCTGGCCACATCTACGCCGCGTTGGCGGAGCAAGAGCGGGAGTTCATCTCCCTGCGCACGAAGCAGGCCCTAGCAGCCGCAAAGGCGCGCGGGGTGAAGCTGGGGGGCGACAGGGGCAACATAGCTCAGATCAACGCGGCGAAGCGCGCCAAGGCCGATGCCTTCGCGGAGACGGTGGGGGGGATCGTAAAGCCTCTCAGGGAGCGCGGGGCGACCCTCCGGGAGATCGCTGAGGCCCTCAACGCCGCTGGGGTCCCGACGCGGGGCGGTGGGCGCTGGTATGCCAACACCGTGAGCCGCGTGGCGGCGAGGCTGGAGGCGGCGTGA
- a CDS encoding acetyl-CoA hydrolase/transferase C-terminal domain-containing protein, translating to MLGLPLGLGKANHIANAFYARAKADPGIKLTIFTALTLERPAAPNALAARLLDPVSERLYGGYPDLDYARDRRRNALPGNVRVKEFFLPPGGLLNNASAQRDYVSANYTHAGRAILNAGVNVAAQMVAPGPQGRISLSCNPDLSLDLIPALHERRKAGAPAVVLGELNAALPFMGQRADIPEDWFDALYDAGEYTLFPIPREAVGLPAWSIGLHASTLVRDGGTLQTGIGALSDAVAAALKLRHLDNTAWRSAIGTLGSDMDLARQCGGLEPFEDGLYGCSEMLTLGLLDLFQSGLLGRRVSDDIARQEALLADPASLREDEGIALHGGFFAGPGELYDRLRSLSDTERARIDMTSVARVNDLYGHEELARLQRQHARFINTAMMVNGRGAAISDTLADGRVVSGVGGQYNFSAMAHELEGARSVILVRATRQTGGETRSNIVWTGGEVTVPRHLRDIVITEYGVADLRGRTDRDVAIALAKIADKRFQDAFLDEAKAAGKLEKDYTLPETARQNTPERLKEQLQPATASGTLVKFPFGSDLTDTEQALREALEWLAQRNTGWKARAKLIVSALTRAPEASRFDTALQRMGLANPSSFKERLEQKLVCLALERTGAPA from the coding sequence GTGCTCGGCCTGCCGTTGGGCCTTGGCAAAGCCAACCATATCGCCAACGCCTTCTACGCACGCGCCAAGGCAGATCCCGGCATCAAGCTGACCATCTTCACCGCCCTGACGCTGGAGCGCCCGGCTGCGCCCAACGCGCTGGCTGCGCGCCTGCTCGATCCGGTCAGTGAACGCCTCTATGGCGGCTATCCCGATCTGGACTATGCGCGCGACCGGCGGCGCAATGCCCTGCCCGGCAATGTGCGGGTGAAGGAGTTTTTCCTCCCGCCGGGCGGCTTGCTGAACAACGCATCGGCCCAGCGCGACTATGTCAGCGCCAATTACACCCATGCCGGCCGCGCCATTTTGAACGCGGGCGTCAACGTAGCCGCCCAGATGGTCGCGCCCGGACCGCAAGGCCGGATCAGCCTGTCATGCAATCCCGATCTGTCGCTGGACCTGATCCCGGCCCTGCATGAAAGGCGCAAGGCAGGCGCGCCGGCAGTGGTTCTGGGCGAGCTTAACGCCGCCCTGCCCTTCATGGGACAAAGGGCAGACATACCCGAAGACTGGTTCGACGCGCTTTATGATGCGGGCGAGTACACCCTCTTTCCCATTCCGCGCGAGGCTGTCGGCCTACCCGCCTGGTCCATCGGACTGCATGCCAGCACGCTCGTGCGCGATGGCGGCACCCTGCAGACCGGCATCGGGGCACTCTCCGACGCCGTGGCGGCAGCCCTGAAGCTGCGCCATCTCGACAACACCGCCTGGCGCAGCGCGATCGGCACATTGGGCTCCGACATGGATCTGGCCCGCCAGTGCGGCGGTCTGGAGCCGTTCGAGGACGGGCTTTACGGCTGCAGCGAAATGCTCACGCTCGGCCTGCTGGACCTGTTCCAGAGCGGGCTGTTGGGCCGGCGGGTGAGTGACGATATCGCGCGCCAGGAGGCATTGCTGGCAGACCCTGCGAGCTTGCGTGAGGACGAGGGCATCGCGCTGCATGGCGGTTTCTTTGCCGGTCCGGGCGAGCTCTATGACCGTCTGCGTAGCCTGAGCGATACTGAGCGCGCCCGCATCGACATGACATCTGTGGCGCGCGTCAACGATCTTTACGGCCATGAGGAACTGGCCCGGCTGCAGCGCCAGCACGCGCGCTTCATCAACACGGCCATGATGGTCAACGGGCGCGGCGCGGCGATCTCCGATACGCTGGCCGACGGGCGCGTGGTCAGCGGTGTCGGCGGGCAATATAATTTCTCCGCCATGGCACACGAGCTGGAGGGTGCACGCTCGGTCATCCTGGTGCGTGCGACACGCCAGACCGGCGGCGAGACACGCTCCAACATTGTCTGGACGGGCGGCGAAGTGACCGTGCCGCGCCATCTGCGCGATATCGTCATCACCGAGTATGGCGTGGCTGACCTGCGCGGACGCACCGACCGTGATGTCGCCATCGCCCTTGCCAAAATCGCCGACAAACGCTTTCAGGATGCCTTCCTGGACGAAGCGAAGGCCGCCGGAAAACTGGAGAAGGACTATACCCTGCCGGAGACCGCCCGGCAGAACACGCCAGAGCGCCTCAAGGAGCAGCTGCAGCCGGCCACCGCCAGCGGCACGCTGGTGAAATTTCCCTTCGGCAGCGATCTGACAGACACCGAACAGGCCCTGCGCGAAGCGCTGGAATGGCTGGCGCAGCGCAATACAGGCTGGAAGGCGCGCGCGAAGTTGATCGTATCGGCCCTCACCCGCGCGCCAGAGGCCAGCCGGTTCGATACGGCACTGCAGCGCATGGGGCTGGCAAACCCTTCGAGCTTCAAGGAGCGGCTGGAGCAGAAGCTGGTTTGCCTGGCGCTTGAGCGCACAGGAGCGCCCGCCTGA
- a CDS encoding DUF6356 family protein codes for MARNPFTSHPAEGGETYFQHFKFASAVGVQLLLAGLAALVHGVLPFVFRTTASRLLTGVHRRVEAKRAAMPDSPAV; via the coding sequence ATGGCGAGAAATCCGTTCACATCGCATCCCGCTGAAGGCGGCGAGACCTATTTTCAGCACTTCAAATTTGCCAGCGCGGTTGGTGTTCAGCTGTTGCTTGCCGGGCTGGCAGCCCTTGTCCACGGCGTGCTTCCCTTCGTTTTCCGGACGACAGCCTCCCGCCTGCTGACCGGCGTCCATCGCCGTGTGGAGGCAAAGCGGGCGGCGATGCCGGACAGTCCGGCCGTCTAG
- a CDS encoding SLC13 family permease, whose amino-acid sequence MIEWLGPNAGWLALALLGVMLAVFASERFPPEMVAIGAVAVFLVLGLLDSSSMVGALANAAPLTIACMFVISAALVRTGAILEVSRFIQRKAGSSRLLVIGSTFLLTVIVSAFMNNIPVVMILIPVITGIARDLNLAPSKLLMPLSYCAIMGGTCTLIGTSTNLVVDGAARQAGLEPFGIFEMSAVGLAVAATGMIYLAVVAPRILPDRKDFSLLDGAGESRFITDARIPEGSSLIGRHPEDVPFLKLRDLRLLDVVRNSQTLRHDIDQIELQAGDRLVLESPMSEVLSLHRDGEVRVGSDDLEDVSESRAVLVEAVVGPGSRLTGAPLKSYRLRRRFGVYVVAVHRHGGEISEHVGRIRLNPGDSVLLEGSPEDIERMSRELGLVDLARPEDQAFRRERAPIAIATLVGVVVLAALNIMPIVGLAVIGVAVVLFSGCLDPEEAFDSIDWRILALIVAMLAIGASLQSTGAIELVVSAAAPLLALASPLVLLVLVYVTTSFLTETVTNNAVAIVMTPVAIALAVAAGLDPRPFVIVVMIGASAAFATPIGYQTNTLVYGPGHYRFTDYVKLGLPLNIIVMLVTVTLVPMLWPLEGS is encoded by the coding sequence ATGATAGAATGGCTTGGCCCGAATGCGGGATGGCTGGCGCTCGCCCTGCTGGGCGTGATGCTGGCGGTGTTCGCGTCCGAACGCTTCCCGCCCGAAATGGTCGCCATCGGTGCCGTGGCCGTGTTTCTGGTCCTCGGTCTTCTGGACAGCTCCAGCATGGTGGGAGCGCTGGCCAATGCCGCGCCACTGACCATTGCCTGCATGTTTGTCATATCGGCAGCCCTGGTGCGGACAGGCGCCATTCTGGAGGTAAGCCGCTTCATCCAGCGCAAGGCCGGATCAAGCAGGCTTCTCGTCATCGGATCAACCTTCCTGCTGACGGTCATCGTATCCGCCTTCATGAACAATATTCCCGTGGTGATGATCCTCATTCCGGTAATCACCGGGATCGCCCGCGATTTGAACCTCGCGCCCTCCAAGCTGCTGATGCCGCTGTCCTATTGCGCGATCATGGGCGGCACCTGCACGCTGATCGGCACCTCGACCAATCTCGTCGTGGACGGCGCGGCCCGCCAGGCCGGCCTGGAGCCTTTCGGCATTTTCGAGATGAGCGCGGTGGGTCTGGCGGTTGCGGCCACCGGCATGATCTATCTGGCGGTTGTCGCACCCCGCATACTGCCCGACCGCAAGGATTTCTCCCTGCTGGATGGTGCGGGCGAGTCCCGCTTCATCACCGATGCCCGCATCCCCGAGGGGTCTTCGCTTATTGGCCGCCACCCGGAGGATGTACCGTTCCTGAAACTGCGCGATCTGCGTCTTCTCGACGTGGTGCGCAACTCCCAGACCCTGCGCCACGACATTGACCAGATCGAGCTGCAGGCCGGCGACCGGCTCGTTCTTGAATCGCCCATGAGCGAGGTGCTTTCCCTGCACCGCGACGGGGAAGTACGCGTCGGTTCCGACGATCTTGAAGACGTAAGCGAAAGCCGCGCCGTACTGGTTGAGGCGGTAGTGGGACCGGGCAGCCGGCTTACCGGCGCGCCGCTCAAATCCTACCGCCTGCGCCGCCGTTTCGGGGTTTATGTTGTCGCCGTGCACCGTCATGGCGGCGAGATCAGCGAACATGTCGGCCGTATCCGGCTTAATCCCGGAGACAGCGTGCTACTGGAAGGCTCGCCGGAAGATATCGAACGCATGTCGCGCGAGCTGGGACTGGTTGATCTGGCACGGCCCGAGGACCAGGCATTCCGCCGGGAACGGGCACCGATCGCCATTGCGACGCTTGTAGGCGTGGTCGTGCTCGCCGCCCTCAACATCATGCCGATTGTCGGGCTCGCCGTCATAGGCGTGGCCGTCGTGCTGTTTTCCGGGTGTCTTGATCCCGAAGAAGCCTTCGACAGCATAGACTGGCGCATTCTGGCGCTGATTGTCGCCATGCTGGCTATCGGGGCGTCACTGCAGAGCACCGGGGCTATCGAACTGGTCGTCAGCGCGGCCGCGCCGCTATTGGCGCTGGCCTCGCCGCTTGTGCTGCTGGTCCTGGTCTACGTCACCACCTCATTCCTCACCGAAACCGTGACCAACAACGCCGTGGCCATCGTGATGACACCCGTGGCGATTGCCCTTGCGGTGGCCGCTGGGCTGGACCCGCGCCCCTTCGTTATTGTGGTGATGATCGGTGCCAGCGCGGCCTTCGCCACACCCATCGGCTATCAGACCAACACGCTGGTCTATGGACCAGGGCATTATCGCTTTACCGATTATGTGAAGCTCGGCCTGCCACTGAATATCATCGTCATGCTGGTCACCGTCACACTCGTACCGATGCTCTGGCCGCTGGAGGGCAGCTAG
- a CDS encoding tetratricopeptide repeat protein, translated as MRLSAAAFTAAGALALGACATTAAPPSPQEAALALQLESRSIVPATRAERESIANQDLLTQAAFWAEAYEMNPADREAATELARVLRLLGSTPRAIEVARQALALFPDDSALLAAYGLALAAEGRGQQAIEPLTRAAQADPGNWRVINALGVSLEQAGRTPAARARFQEAMRLAPEEPSVLSNLALSHALAGEPEQAEPLLRRAMDNDLASAQVRQNLALVLALQGRFDEAERIAMIDSTPEMAAANMAYVRAMITSPRRWDSLNEAALRGSHN; from the coding sequence ATGCGTTTGTCCGCTGCAGCCTTCACCGCCGCCGGCGCGCTGGCGCTTGGCGCATGCGCCACGACGGCAGCGCCGCCAAGCCCGCAGGAAGCGGCCCTCGCGCTCCAACTGGAATCGCGCTCGATCGTTCCGGCCACCCGCGCCGAGCGCGAGTCCATCGCCAATCAGGACCTACTCACCCAGGCCGCCTTCTGGGCCGAAGCCTACGAGATGAACCCGGCCGACCGCGAAGCGGCAACCGAGCTGGCGCGCGTTCTGCGCCTGCTGGGCAGCACGCCGAGAGCCATTGAAGTCGCCCGGCAGGCACTCGCGCTCTTCCCCGACGATTCTGCGCTGCTGGCGGCCTACGGGCTGGCGCTGGCCGCCGAAGGCCGCGGCCAGCAGGCCATAGAGCCGCTTACCCGCGCTGCGCAGGCCGATCCCGGCAATTGGCGTGTGATAAACGCTCTGGGCGTGTCGCTGGAGCAGGCAGGGCGCACTCCGGCAGCGCGCGCCCGCTTTCAGGAAGCAATGAGGCTGGCGCCGGAAGAGCCCTCAGTCCTGTCCAATCTGGCGCTGTCACACGCCCTGGCCGGTGAACCGGAACAGGCTGAACCTCTCCTGCGCCGGGCCATGGACAATGATCTGGCCTCTGCGCAGGTGCGCCAGAACCTTGCACTCGTACTGGCCCTGCAGGGTCGGTTCGATGAGGCCGAGCGCATTGCCATGATCGATTCCACACCGGAAATGGCAGCCGCCAACATGGCCTATGTACGTGCCATGATTACCAGCCCGCGCCGCTGGGACAGCCTCAATGAGGCGGCCTTGCGCGGAAGCCATAACTGA